The window TCGTAAGCAGACAAAACAGAAGCAGATGTATTCACCTTCAAAACCTTTATCAAATCCTTCGCCATCTGTCTCACCACCGGCGAGCAGCTGCTCTGAATCACCACTAAAAGCTTCGTCACGCCGTTACATCTCACCACCGTCTCCTCCGCCCTCTTATCCTCCCTGAACACGTAGCACAAACACCACAAAATCGTCACGGCGTGCTCCGTCGCAGTCGCCGAAACTTTCAACAGCTTCCTCACCACTCCTTCCACGCACCTCCCTCCGTCTCCGCCGCAAATCTCCGACCTACCTTCTCGGTTTGACGACAGTGTCTCCAACAGTTTCAGCGACTTCTCCGTCACGGCGACGCTCGTTGTCTCCGTGAGGAGAATGTCTTTGATCTTCGTGATCGTTTTCTCAGCTACTAGCTTCGATCTCACTCGTTTCGAGGCTGAGATCGTGATTAAAAATGATAAACTCGCTTCCATCAAGGAAGGATCCGTCTCGGAGCTGATTGATTTGATCAGCTCCGGTACGATCCCGTCACGTTCTGAGATGATCACTTTTGACTTTTGGTCAAACGAGATCATCTCCAAGACCCTAACGGACTCGATTTTCGTCTCCAGATTCCCGCGCTGAATCGCGAGGAGAAGCGCCGTTAAGCAACCGCCAACGTCCGTTAACATCAGCTTCGATAACCGTTCACGATCTCTCTCCTTCCCTCCCTTGATGATAGTATCTAAAATCATAATCGCCAGAAGACCTAGCTTGATCTTCGCCGTCGCGCGTGTGCCGCCGTCCACGGTGGCGATGATGTGGACCAGCATTGCCGCAAAATCCTTTCTCTTCCAGAGAAACTCTCTGTTCGCCTCAGAGTCTTTCGCGAACCGAACGATTCTCGAGAGATTCTCCAGACGTATCTCGTCGTCCTTCTCGAGAGACAGTCTCGTCAAAGACTTATTCACTTCCTCCACCGTTAAAATCCCTCGAGGCGGGGAGACACCGGCGCGGCGGCCGACGGAATC of the Brassica rapa cultivar Chiifu-401-42 chromosome A03, CAAS_Brap_v3.01, whole genome shotgun sequence genome contains:
- the LOC103859764 gene encoding U-box domain-containing protein 29-like; amino-acid sequence: MGRDETETYITVPSLFRCPISLDVMRSPVSLCTGVTYDRASIQRWLDGGNNTCPATMQILRTKEFVPNLTLQRLIKAWSDSVGRRAGVSPPRGILTVEEVNKSLTRLSLEKDDEIRLENLSRIVRFAKDSEANREFLWKRKDFAAMLVHIIATVDGGTRATAKIKLGLLAIMILDTIIKGGKERDRERLSKLMLTDVGGCLTALLLAIQRGNLETKIESVRVLEMISFDQKSKVIISERDGIVPELIKSISSETDPSLMEASLSFLITISASKRVRSKLVAEKTITKIKDILLTETTSVAVTEKSLKLLETLSSNREGRSEICGGDGGRCVEGVVRKLLKVSATATEHAVTILWCLCYVFREDKRAEETVVRCNGVTKLLVVIQSSCSPVVRQMAKDLIKVLKVNTSASVLSAYETNTTHITPF